In Canis lupus baileyi chromosome X, mCanLup2.hap1, whole genome shotgun sequence, one DNA window encodes the following:
- the LOC140627851 gene encoding A-kinase anchor protein 17B-like isoform X1 translates to MTVTVVHDNSEATELCAAQHLYLKPIAKLMIKVLLPESSEPMRPFSNWEVLDQLKSLICPDQFTTVRLSKSTKDFIRFEGEAETRSLVQILKAKLHGKIIKLNGLKTDLKVVATDAQGEWERFPREKEASASEGAEEQDQDKSPDSIYFEGLPCKWFAPKGSSGEKPCEDILRVVFESFGKIKNVDIPMLDPYREVMTGGNFGGFSFGLQTFEAFIQYQESTDFIKAMESLRGMKLMLKGDDGKALACNIKVMFDTTKHFSEGAIRRRNQERLKLQELEEERKKIKRDEEEAARKRKEEERKAREKRKKARVRRRGPKERDRHRHRKQKARATAHGVREPYSSEEWEERKYLLAQRRVEALRLLRVLLRKIAVRLFLNPSSLLGSTQFNPQRVDDASPKVNHAPENTLETLKKEELNTQYLQNQEEMPKYQVAKSDNKRKQKMKKRTRAHLRKSSHHLGRKKIRYSTRKERTGKLLTDGYNHSVVSDQNSLQNEMIQGQSSEKEDHHNSNKSDSSILSEADHGRKQKIYETDEFIDYLLNYYQTPKYARICLEPSHVASPCQWQRAVHAKGNGFQINLRKRKHHSTSLSQMQNLATRERVQEDDYQSEIYTQDPEHKPQKKGKVDYAKECTEELNHCQDTASEAGDHLSPAGGKSHLLEKMHAYQVKDSKSASQSQVSSPSRSADLDLELTDFLEEISSDSECFSENLSINKEEKERSVATYESSPEKQSLDDDETTTSDREIRSSPQTLYSKWNRDGEDSFSKSKLRKPGKRSKYELRCSWLEGENNSIRSEKSNSKRRETQDPKYLFDEGHYHESGSNSLLDHITRKRRRFGDSTFGQQVNYRPTHVPIASSKSAHVFYLGDLPQRRETPWKSEYNQETRRFKRHEHSKDFMPNSDNYYIRRNSQEHIDYRSYLGSSYTSSLYFQMF, encoded by the exons ATGACGGTCACTGTGGTGCACGATAACTCTGAGGCAACAGAGCTCTGTGCAGCTCAGCACCTCTACCTCAAGCCCATAGCAAAATTGATGATCAAGGTCTTGCTCCCAGAGAGCTCAGAACCTATGAGGCCCTTTTCCAACTGGGAAGTTCTTGACCAGCTGAAGAGCCTGATTTGCCCTGACCAGTTCACCACAGTTCGGCTCTCCAAGAGTACGAAGGACTTCATCCGATTTGAGGGTGAGGCTGAAACGCGCAGTTTGGTTCAGATCTTGAAGGCCAAGTTACATGGGAAGATCATCAAGCTGAATGGTTTGAAAACAGACTTAAAAGTGGTGGCTACTGATGCCCAGGGGGAGTGGGAGCGCTTCCCCAGGGAAAAGGAGGCCTCAGCAAGTGAGGGGGCTGAAGAGCAGGACCAGGATAAGAGCCCAGATTCTATCTATTTCGAAGGCTTGCCCTGCAAATGGTTTGCACCTAAAGGTTCCAGCGGGGAGAAACCATGTGAAGATATCCTTCGGGTGGTCTTTGAAAGCTTTGGGAAGATCAAAAATGTGGATATCCCTATGCTTGACCCCTACAGAGAAGTGATGACTGGTGGGAACTTTGGGGGTTTCAGCTTTGGCTTGCAGACATTCGAGGCCTTTATACAGTACCAGGAGTCGACAGACTTCATAAAAGCCATGGAGTCCCTTCGAGGGATGAAGTTGATGCTTAAAGGAGATGATGGGAAAGCTCTGGCCTGTAACATCAAG GTTATGTTTGATACAACAAAACATTTCAGTGAAGGGGCAATAAGGAGGAGAAATCAAGAAAGGCTAAAGTTACAAGAgctggaggaagaaaggaaaaaaataaagagagacgAGGAAGAGGCTGCAAG aaaaagaaaggaggaggagaggaaagcccgggagaagaggaagaaggccaGGGTCAGGAGACGGGGCCCGAAGGAAAGAGACAGGCACCGCCACAGGAAACAGAAGGCCAGAGCCACAGCCCACGGTGTCCGGGAGCCCTACTCTTCagaggagtgggaggagaggaagtACCTGCTGGCTCAGAGGAGGGTGGAGGCTCTCCGGTTGCTACGGGTACTCTTGAGGAAAATTGCAGTAAGGCTCTTTCTCAATCCGTCTTCGCTTTTG ggaTCCACACAGTTTAACCCACAGAGGGTAGATGATGCAAGCCCCAAAGTGAATCATGCTCCAGAGAACACATTGGAAACTCTGAAGAAAGAAGAGTTAAATACTCAGTATCTTCAAAATCAGGAGGAAATGCCAAAATATCAGGTTGCCAAGTCAGACAATAAAcgaaaacaaaaaatgaagaagagaacCAGGGCTCACTTACGTAAATCTTCCCACCACCtcgggagaaaaaaaataaggtattcaacTAGAAAAGAGAGAACTGGAAAATTATTAACTGATGGATACAATCACAGTGTCGTCTCTGACCAGAATTCTTTGCAGAATGAGATGATTCAAGGTCAGTCTTCTGAGAAAGAAGACCACCACAATTCTAATAAATCTGATTCTTCCATATTATCTGAGGCAGACCATGGCAGGAAACAGAAGATCTATGAAACAGATGAATTTATTGATTACCTATTAAACTATTATCAAACTCCCAAGTATGCCCGTATCTGCCTAGAACCGAGTCACGTAGCAAGCCCGTGTCAGTGGCAGAGGGCTGTCCATGCTAAGGGAAATGGATTTCAAATTAATTTGAGGAAACGTAAGCATCACTCCACCAGTCTGAGCCAAATGCAAAACCTGGCAACAAGAGAACGGGTTCAAGAAGATGACTACCAGTCAGAGATCTATACTCAGGATCCTGAGCATAAaccacaaaagaaaggaaaagtggaTTATGCCAAAGAATGTACTGAGGAGTTAAATCATTGCCAGGACACAGCCAGTGAAGCTGGTGATCACCTGTCCCCAGCTGGTGGAAAGAGCCATctgttggaaaagatgcatgctTACCAGGTCAAAGATTCCAAATCCGCAAGTCAAAGCCAAGTTTCCTCACCCAGTAGGTCAGCAGACTTAGATTTGGAGTTGACAGATTTCTTAGAGGAAATCAGTAGTGATTCTGAATGCTTCAGTGAAAATCTTAGcataaacaaagaagaaaaagagaggtcTGTGGCCACATATGAGAGCTCCCCAGAAAAACAATCTCTTGATGATGATGAGACCACCACTAGTGATCGAGAAATTAGGTCAAGCCCGCAGACCTTGTATTCAAAGTGGAACCGTGATGGGGAGGACAGCTTCTCTAAATCCAAGCTAAGGAAACCAGGCAAGAGGTCTAAGTATGAACTGAGATGTTCATGGCTTGAGGGTGAAAACAATTCCATTAGAAGTGAGAAGAGCAACAGCAAAAGGAGGGAAACACAAGACCCCAAATACTTGTTTGACGAAGGCCACTACCACGAATCCGGTTCTAACAGTCTGTTAGACCACATcacaaggaagaggaggaggtttGGAGATAGCACATTTGGCCAGCAAGTCAACTACCGGCCCACTCATGTGCCAATAGCATCATCGAAAAGTGCTCATGTTTTCTATTtgggggatttgccccaaagaagAGAGACTCCATGGAAGTCAGAATATAACCAGGAGACAAGAAGGTTTAAAAGACACGAGCACTCGAAAGATTTCATGCCGAATTCTGATAATTATTATATTAGACGTAACAGTCAGGAGCACATCGACTACAGAAGCTATTTAGGAAGCAGCTACACCAGTTctctatattttcaaatgttttga
- the LOC140627851 gene encoding A-kinase anchor protein 17B-like isoform X2, with product MTVTVVHDNSEATELCAAQHLYLKPIAKLMIKVLLPESSEPMRPFSNWEVLDQLKSLICPDQFTTVRLSKSTKDFIRFEGEAETRSLVQILKAKLHGKIIKLNGLKTDLKVVATDAQGEWERFPREKEASASEGAEEQDQDKSPDSIYFEGLPCKWFAPKGSSGEKPCEDILRVVFESFGKIKNVDIPMLDPYREVMTGGNFGGFSFGLQTFEAFIQYQESTDFIKAMESLRGMKLMLKGDDGKALACNIKVMFDTTKHFSEGAIRRRNQERLKLQELEEERKKIKRDEEEAARKRKEEERKAREKRKKARVRRRGPKERDRHRHRKQKARATAHGVREPYSSEEWEERKYLLAQRRVEALRLLRVLLRKIAGSTQFNPQRVDDASPKVNHAPENTLETLKKEELNTQYLQNQEEMPKYQVAKSDNKRKQKMKKRTRAHLRKSSHHLGRKKIRYSTRKERTGKLLTDGYNHSVVSDQNSLQNEMIQGQSSEKEDHHNSNKSDSSILSEADHGRKQKIYETDEFIDYLLNYYQTPKYARICLEPSHVASPCQWQRAVHAKGNGFQINLRKRKHHSTSLSQMQNLATRERVQEDDYQSEIYTQDPEHKPQKKGKVDYAKECTEELNHCQDTASEAGDHLSPAGGKSHLLEKMHAYQVKDSKSASQSQVSSPSRSADLDLELTDFLEEISSDSECFSENLSINKEEKERSVATYESSPEKQSLDDDETTTSDREIRSSPQTLYSKWNRDGEDSFSKSKLRKPGKRSKYELRCSWLEGENNSIRSEKSNSKRRETQDPKYLFDEGHYHESGSNSLLDHITRKRRRFGDSTFGQQVNYRPTHVPIASSKSAHVFYLGDLPQRRETPWKSEYNQETRRFKRHEHSKDFMPNSDNYYIRRNSQEHIDYRSYLGSSYTSSLYFQMF from the exons ATGACGGTCACTGTGGTGCACGATAACTCTGAGGCAACAGAGCTCTGTGCAGCTCAGCACCTCTACCTCAAGCCCATAGCAAAATTGATGATCAAGGTCTTGCTCCCAGAGAGCTCAGAACCTATGAGGCCCTTTTCCAACTGGGAAGTTCTTGACCAGCTGAAGAGCCTGATTTGCCCTGACCAGTTCACCACAGTTCGGCTCTCCAAGAGTACGAAGGACTTCATCCGATTTGAGGGTGAGGCTGAAACGCGCAGTTTGGTTCAGATCTTGAAGGCCAAGTTACATGGGAAGATCATCAAGCTGAATGGTTTGAAAACAGACTTAAAAGTGGTGGCTACTGATGCCCAGGGGGAGTGGGAGCGCTTCCCCAGGGAAAAGGAGGCCTCAGCAAGTGAGGGGGCTGAAGAGCAGGACCAGGATAAGAGCCCAGATTCTATCTATTTCGAAGGCTTGCCCTGCAAATGGTTTGCACCTAAAGGTTCCAGCGGGGAGAAACCATGTGAAGATATCCTTCGGGTGGTCTTTGAAAGCTTTGGGAAGATCAAAAATGTGGATATCCCTATGCTTGACCCCTACAGAGAAGTGATGACTGGTGGGAACTTTGGGGGTTTCAGCTTTGGCTTGCAGACATTCGAGGCCTTTATACAGTACCAGGAGTCGACAGACTTCATAAAAGCCATGGAGTCCCTTCGAGGGATGAAGTTGATGCTTAAAGGAGATGATGGGAAAGCTCTGGCCTGTAACATCAAG GTTATGTTTGATACAACAAAACATTTCAGTGAAGGGGCAATAAGGAGGAGAAATCAAGAAAGGCTAAAGTTACAAGAgctggaggaagaaaggaaaaaaataaagagagacgAGGAAGAGGCTGCAAG aaaaagaaaggaggaggagaggaaagcccgggagaagaggaagaaggccaGGGTCAGGAGACGGGGCCCGAAGGAAAGAGACAGGCACCGCCACAGGAAACAGAAGGCCAGAGCCACAGCCCACGGTGTCCGGGAGCCCTACTCTTCagaggagtgggaggagaggaagtACCTGCTGGCTCAGAGGAGGGTGGAGGCTCTCCGGTTGCTACGGGTACTCTTGAGGAAAATTGCA ggaTCCACACAGTTTAACCCACAGAGGGTAGATGATGCAAGCCCCAAAGTGAATCATGCTCCAGAGAACACATTGGAAACTCTGAAGAAAGAAGAGTTAAATACTCAGTATCTTCAAAATCAGGAGGAAATGCCAAAATATCAGGTTGCCAAGTCAGACAATAAAcgaaaacaaaaaatgaagaagagaacCAGGGCTCACTTACGTAAATCTTCCCACCACCtcgggagaaaaaaaataaggtattcaacTAGAAAAGAGAGAACTGGAAAATTATTAACTGATGGATACAATCACAGTGTCGTCTCTGACCAGAATTCTTTGCAGAATGAGATGATTCAAGGTCAGTCTTCTGAGAAAGAAGACCACCACAATTCTAATAAATCTGATTCTTCCATATTATCTGAGGCAGACCATGGCAGGAAACAGAAGATCTATGAAACAGATGAATTTATTGATTACCTATTAAACTATTATCAAACTCCCAAGTATGCCCGTATCTGCCTAGAACCGAGTCACGTAGCAAGCCCGTGTCAGTGGCAGAGGGCTGTCCATGCTAAGGGAAATGGATTTCAAATTAATTTGAGGAAACGTAAGCATCACTCCACCAGTCTGAGCCAAATGCAAAACCTGGCAACAAGAGAACGGGTTCAAGAAGATGACTACCAGTCAGAGATCTATACTCAGGATCCTGAGCATAAaccacaaaagaaaggaaaagtggaTTATGCCAAAGAATGTACTGAGGAGTTAAATCATTGCCAGGACACAGCCAGTGAAGCTGGTGATCACCTGTCCCCAGCTGGTGGAAAGAGCCATctgttggaaaagatgcatgctTACCAGGTCAAAGATTCCAAATCCGCAAGTCAAAGCCAAGTTTCCTCACCCAGTAGGTCAGCAGACTTAGATTTGGAGTTGACAGATTTCTTAGAGGAAATCAGTAGTGATTCTGAATGCTTCAGTGAAAATCTTAGcataaacaaagaagaaaaagagaggtcTGTGGCCACATATGAGAGCTCCCCAGAAAAACAATCTCTTGATGATGATGAGACCACCACTAGTGATCGAGAAATTAGGTCAAGCCCGCAGACCTTGTATTCAAAGTGGAACCGTGATGGGGAGGACAGCTTCTCTAAATCCAAGCTAAGGAAACCAGGCAAGAGGTCTAAGTATGAACTGAGATGTTCATGGCTTGAGGGTGAAAACAATTCCATTAGAAGTGAGAAGAGCAACAGCAAAAGGAGGGAAACACAAGACCCCAAATACTTGTTTGACGAAGGCCACTACCACGAATCCGGTTCTAACAGTCTGTTAGACCACATcacaaggaagaggaggaggtttGGAGATAGCACATTTGGCCAGCAAGTCAACTACCGGCCCACTCATGTGCCAATAGCATCATCGAAAAGTGCTCATGTTTTCTATTtgggggatttgccccaaagaagAGAGACTCCATGGAAGTCAGAATATAACCAGGAGACAAGAAGGTTTAAAAGACACGAGCACTCGAAAGATTTCATGCCGAATTCTGATAATTATTATATTAGACGTAACAGTCAGGAGCACATCGACTACAGAAGCTATTTAGGAAGCAGCTACACCAGTTctctatattttcaaatgttttga